Proteins from one Desulfonema limicola genomic window:
- a CDS encoding AMP-binding protein, which produces MYQYEKPDNLVELIENSVAKYPDNLFFGTKNKNGEYEWVRYGEVGKRIDNLRAGLAGLGIKKGDAVGIIANNRTEWAIISYAAYGLVGRYIPMYEKELVKIWKHIIIDGGIKVLFVATQTIYDQIKEMQDEFPSLEKIYLIEGEGENTMAGLEALGAANPVASIHPGPQDIAALIYTSGTTGNPKGVLLSHGNYTSNFIAASKIFPDLDQNIRVFSILPWAHSFGQTADLHLSTYLGSSIGFMDTIATLGDDMAKVQPTFLIAVPRVFNKIYAGLQAKMNETGGLAKKLFTMGIEAGKKRRELAEKGESDFLPILNSR; this is translated from the coding sequence ATGTATCAATATGAAAAACCGGATAACCTGGTTGAGCTTATAGAAAACAGTGTTGCAAAATATCCAGACAACCTTTTTTTTGGAACAAAAAACAAAAACGGCGAATATGAATGGGTAAGATACGGCGAGGTTGGAAAACGCATTGACAACCTTCGGGCAGGTCTTGCAGGTCTTGGCATAAAAAAAGGTGATGCTGTGGGCATTATTGCCAATAACCGCACTGAGTGGGCAATAATTTCCTATGCAGCATACGGACTGGTGGGTCGCTATATTCCCATGTATGAAAAAGAGCTGGTTAAAATCTGGAAACACATAATTATTGACGGCGGTATAAAAGTGCTGTTTGTGGCTACCCAGACAATTTATGACCAGATTAAAGAAATGCAGGATGAATTCCCAAGCCTGGAAAAAATTTATCTTATTGAGGGTGAGGGAGAAAATACAATGGCCGGCCTGGAGGCTCTGGGTGCTGCAAATCCTGTTGCTTCCATTCATCCCGGTCCCCAGGACATAGCAGCACTTATTTACACTTCTGGAACAACAGGAAACCCCAAAGGCGTTCTGCTGTCCCACGGAAATTATACCAGTAATTTTATAGCAGCATCCAAGATATTTCCTGATTTAGATCAAAATATACGCGTCTTTTCCATTCTGCCCTGGGCACATTCTTTTGGACAGACTGCGGATCTTCATCTTTCTACTTATCTTGGCAGCTCCATAGGATTTATGGACACCATTGCAACCTTAGGCGATGATATGGCAAAAGTTCAACCCACCTTTTTAATCGCAGTACCGCGTGTTTTTAACAAAATCTATGCAGGTCTCCAGGCAAAAATGAATGAAACAGGGGGGCTGGCAAAAAAACTTTTTACAATGGGTATTGAAGCAGGGAAAAAACGCCGGGAACTTGCTGAAAAAGGGGAATCTGATTTTTTACCAATTTTAAATTCAAGATAG
- a CDS encoding DUF4442 domain-containing protein, with protein sequence MNARTFKTLLNLYPPYIGAGIRVRHIASDYSKINVEMKLRFFNRNYMGTHFGGSLYAMIDPFYALMLIKKLGPGYAVWDKSAAINFIKPGTGTVRADFSIDEQTIEHIKDKTSAGEKYCPDFSLDIFNQQDQVVAKAVKTLYIRKKKQRRNKNAFKPEKQ encoded by the coding sequence GTGAATGCAAGAACCTTTAAAACATTATTAAATCTTTACCCTCCTTATATTGGAGCAGGTATCAGGGTAAGGCATATAGCAAGTGATTACAGCAAGATAAATGTGGAAATGAAACTGAGGTTCTTTAACAGGAATTATATGGGAACCCATTTTGGAGGCAGTCTTTATGCCATGATTGACCCGTTTTATGCCCTGATGCTCATAAAAAAACTTGGCCCTGGTTATGCAGTCTGGGATAAAAGCGCTGCCATTAATTTTATAAAACCAGGAACAGGGACAGTAAGGGCGGATTTCAGTATTGATGAGCAAACCATTGAACACATTAAAGACAAAACCTCAGCAGGTGAAAAATACTGCCCTGATTTTTCACTTGATATTTTTAACCAGCAGGATCAGGTTGTGGCAAAGGCTGTTAAAACATTATATATAAGAAAGAAAAAACAAAGGAGAAACAAAAATGCTTTTAAACCCGAAAAACAATAA
- a CDS encoding flavodoxin family protein has translation MKKILGIISSPRNLGNSEIMVKEISRNISLPHELQLLRLSDFNILPCTGCYMCLIKNKGCVLKDDFNMLAERILEADALIVAAPTYFLGANSCLKRLTDRGLALYPHAEKLWGKPAVGIGIAGIPGKEGYTLLGIENFIKLILADMKQAGIIYGALPGEIFLNNENRETAKELASALFEPAPEKAPCSCPLCGGKTFRFLKENRIQCMLCSNIGSMTLKDNIPCFDIQKGEHELFLSLEEVIEHRKWLVSMKSRFLQHKDELKKISLDYRNYGEWIKP, from the coding sequence TTGAAAAAAATACTTGGAATCATAAGCTCTCCCAGGAACCTGGGAAACAGCGAGATCATGGTCAAAGAGATCAGCAGGAATATAAGCCTGCCCCATGAGCTGCAGCTTCTGCGCCTTTCTGATTTTAATATCCTGCCCTGCACTGGATGTTACATGTGCCTGATAAAAAACAAGGGATGCGTGCTTAAAGATGATTTTAACATGCTTGCTGAAAGGATTTTAGAGGCTGATGCCCTGATTGTGGCCGCCCCTACTTATTTTCTTGGTGCAAATTCTTGTTTGAAACGATTAACAGACAGGGGGCTTGCACTTTATCCCCATGCAGAAAAGCTGTGGGGCAAACCTGCTGTAGGCATTGGTATTGCCGGCATTCCTGGAAAAGAAGGCTATACCCTGCTGGGTATTGAAAATTTTATAAAGCTTATTTTGGCAGACATGAAACAGGCCGGGATCATATACGGCGCTCTTCCTGGAGAAATCTTTTTAAACAATGAAAACAGGGAAACAGCAAAGGAACTGGCCTCAGCCCTTTTTGAACCGGCACCAGAAAAAGCCCCGTGTTCATGCCCTTTGTGCGGCGGGAAAACCTTCCGTTTTCTTAAAGAAAACAGGATACAGTGCATGTTGTGCAGCAATATTGGTTCCATGACCTTAAAGGATAATATCCCGTGTTTTGACATACAGAAAGGGGAACATGAATTATTTTTAAGCCTTGAAGAAGTGATTGAACACAGAAAGTGGCTTGTCAGCATGAAATCCCGCTTTTTACAGCACAAGGATGAATTAAAAAAGATCAGCTTAGATTACAGGAATTATGGAGAATGGATTAAGCCGTGA
- a CDS encoding NAD(P)/FAD-dependent oxidoreductase, which translates to MKDPLFLPITINNLEIKNRIYMPAMHMNMVSEFEITDRLVDFYAERAKGGAGFICVGYATVNDLAGTTLNIGAHKDEFIPGLSRLASAIKNEGARAAVQLNHAGRYNFSFFINGKQPVAPSPIPSRMTGETPKELEPGEIKQIIDDFAQAALRVKKAGYDAVEILSGTGYLISEFLSPLTNRRTDSYGGSLENRMRFGLEIVQAVKNAAGKDFPLIVRMNGNDFMPGGQGREELREYARALENAGADALCINVGWHEARVPQIISSVPRGVFAYLARSIKELVNIPVIASHRINDPQTARELISNDMCDMAAMGRSLIADPQLPAKTQAGKENEIIHCIACAQGCFDNIFKLKPVECLCNPKAGHEAERIEKTGKPKKVMVIGGGPAGMSVALAAFEKGHDVTLYEKTARLGGQLYLAAAPPGREEFAELAKDLSTQLAVKRIKTVFNTDVNAELIEAQKPDAVILATGAEYLTPPIPGKDLPHVVQAWDVLTNKAHTGRKVVIIGGGAVGVETALFLAEKGTLSGDALKFLFINKAESIETLYELASKGTKEIILVEMIDKIGKDIGKSTRWAMLQDMKRSSITSLTTAKALEINETGVVIESEKGREHIQADTIVLAAGSKPYNPLEPVLKQKNIKYQVIGDAGKIGRAFEAVHQGYAAGRAV; encoded by the coding sequence ATGAAAGACCCTTTGTTTTTACCAATAACAATTAATAATCTTGAGATAAAAAACCGTATATACATGCCTGCCATGCACATGAACATGGTATCAGAATTTGAAATTACAGACCGTCTTGTTGATTTTTACGCTGAAAGGGCAAAAGGCGGGGCAGGTTTTATCTGCGTTGGCTATGCCACAGTCAATGATCTTGCAGGAACCACATTAAACATTGGAGCGCATAAGGACGAATTTATTCCAGGACTTTCGCGCCTTGCCTCTGCTATCAAGAACGAGGGCGCAAGGGCAGCAGTGCAGTTAAACCATGCAGGACGTTATAATTTTTCATTTTTTATAAACGGAAAACAGCCTGTTGCACCCTCTCCAATTCCTTCAAGAATGACAGGGGAAACCCCGAAAGAGCTTGAACCTGGCGAAATTAAACAGATTATTGACGATTTTGCCCAGGCTGCCCTCAGGGTAAAAAAAGCAGGATATGACGCAGTTGAAATTCTAAGCGGAACAGGTTATCTTATAAGCGAATTTCTTTCACCGCTAACAAACCGCAGGACAGATTCATACGGCGGTTCCCTTGAAAACCGTATGCGTTTCGGCCTGGAGATTGTCCAGGCAGTGAAAAATGCAGCAGGAAAGGATTTTCCCCTTATTGTCAGGATGAACGGCAATGATTTCATGCCAGGGGGACAAGGCAGGGAAGAACTCCGGGAATATGCAAGAGCACTTGAAAATGCAGGCGCTGACGCACTCTGCATAAATGTCGGCTGGCACGAAGCCCGTGTTCCCCAGATTATTTCCTCTGTTCCCCGCGGTGTTTTTGCCTATCTTGCAAGGAGCATAAAAGAGCTTGTAAATATCCCTGTAATAGCCAGCCACCGGATAAACGATCCCCAAACTGCAAGGGAACTTATTTCAAATGACATGTGCGACATGGCAGCAATGGGCAGGAGCCTGATTGCAGACCCTCAGCTTCCAGCCAAGACTCAGGCAGGAAAGGAAAACGAGATTATTCACTGCATTGCCTGCGCCCAGGGCTGTTTTGACAATATTTTCAAGCTTAAACCTGTTGAATGCCTGTGCAATCCAAAAGCAGGTCATGAGGCTGAAAGGATTGAAAAAACAGGTAAACCAAAAAAGGTTATGGTCATAGGCGGGGGACCTGCCGGGATGAGTGTTGCCCTTGCTGCATTTGAAAAAGGGCATGACGTAACCCTGTATGAGAAAACCGCAAGACTCGGAGGCCAGCTTTATCTTGCAGCCGCTCCTCCTGGACGCGAAGAATTTGCAGAACTTGCAAAGGATTTAAGCACACAGCTTGCAGTAAAACGCATAAAAACCGTGTTTAACACAGATGTTAATGCAGAACTTATAGAAGCACAAAAACCAGATGCAGTAATTCTTGCAACAGGAGCAGAATACCTCACTCCCCCAATCCCTGGAAAAGACCTGCCCCATGTTGTCCAGGCATGGGATGTTCTCACCAATAAGGCGCATACAGGCAGGAAGGTTGTCATAATCGGCGGCGGTGCCGTAGGCGTTGAAACTGCCCTTTTCCTTGCAGAAAAAGGAACCCTTTCAGGCGATGCGCTGAAATTTCTCTTTATCAACAAGGCAGAAAGCATTGAAACCCTTTACGAACTTGCCTCAAAAGGCACAAAAGAGATTATCCTTGTTGAAATGATAGACAAAATAGGCAAAGACATTGGAAAATCAACAAGATGGGCAATGCTCCAGGACATGAAAAGAAGCAGCATAACAAGCCTGACAACAGCAAAAGCCCTGGAAATAAACGAAACAGGCGTTGTTATTGAATCTGAAAAAGGCAGGGAACATATCCAGGCAGACACAATTGTCCTGGCAGCAGGCTCAAAGCCGTACAACCCCCTTGAACCTGTGTTAAAACAAAAAAATATCAAATACCAGGTGATCGGAGATGCCGGAAAAATCGGCAGGGCATTTGAAGCAGTCCACCAGGGTTATGCAGCAGGCAGGGCGGTATAA
- a CDS encoding acyl-CoA dehydrogenase family protein — protein MLLNPKNNKYEHLDERSREIMLKTIEFFENKGKEKLKKDYHDRVWYSDFLDFVKENRIFATLLTPSQYSDDPNARWDTARICDFNEILGFYGLAYWYTWQVTILGLGPIWMGKNEEVKKKTAKLLEQGGIFAFGLSEKAHGADLYSSEMTLTPLSEGRYVADGGKYYIGNANEAALVSTFGKNSETDEYVFFVADPRHENYDLVKNVVDWQSYVAEYALNAYPVTDAEILSTGRDAWDSSLNTINVGKFNLGWASIGICTHSFYEAITHAAHRNLYGKYVTDFPHIQQLFTDAYTRLTAMKLFASRAVDYMRSASADDRRYLLFNPMVKMKVTTQGEEVINLLWDVIAARGFEKDVYFQNAAQDIRALPKLEGTVHVNMALIIKFMANYFFNPDEFPEIPKRDDAKNDDFLFNQGATKGLGSIRFHDFNKAYAGVDLPNVNIFKQQIEVLKEFLMTATPSQEQSKDIDFLLSLGELFTLTAYGQLIIEKAKIENIEDDLLDQIFDFMVRDFSKFALQIYSKPSSTEKQMELCMKMIKKPAVNQKVFQNIWKNYVYTLKDTYEMNA, from the coding sequence ATGCTTTTAAACCCGAAAAACAATAAATATGAACATCTTGATGAAAGATCAAGAGAGATCATGCTGAAAACCATTGAATTTTTTGAAAACAAGGGAAAGGAAAAACTTAAAAAAGATTATCATGACCGTGTATGGTATTCGGATTTCCTTGATTTTGTTAAAGAAAACAGGATATTTGCAACCCTTCTTACCCCGTCTCAATACAGTGATGATCCCAATGCCCGGTGGGATACTGCACGGATCTGCGATTTTAATGAAATACTGGGTTTTTACGGGCTTGCATACTGGTACACCTGGCAGGTAACAATTCTTGGACTGGGCCCCATATGGATGGGTAAAAACGAAGAAGTAAAAAAGAAAACTGCTAAACTTCTTGAGCAGGGAGGGATTTTTGCTTTTGGTCTTTCTGAAAAAGCTCATGGTGCAGACCTTTATTCCTCTGAAATGACCCTTACACCGCTTTCAGAAGGAAGATATGTTGCTGACGGAGGAAAATATTATATCGGCAATGCCAATGAAGCAGCCCTGGTTTCCACATTCGGTAAAAATTCTGAAACTGATGAATATGTGTTTTTTGTTGCGGATCCCAGACATGAGAACTATGATCTTGTTAAAAATGTAGTTGACTGGCAGAGCTATGTTGCAGAATACGCACTTAACGCATATCCGGTAACTGATGCAGAGATTCTTTCTACGGGCAGGGATGCCTGGGATTCTTCATTAAATACCATTAATGTAGGTAAATTCAATCTTGGCTGGGCTTCAATCGGCATATGTACCCATTCCTTTTATGAGGCAATTACCCATGCGGCTCACAGGAATCTTTACGGAAAATATGTAACAGATTTTCCCCATATCCAGCAGTTATTCACAGATGCATACACCAGGCTTACTGCCATGAAACTCTTTGCATCCCGTGCAGTTGACTATATGCGGTCTGCATCTGCAGATGACCGGCGTTATCTTCTTTTTAATCCAATGGTAAAAATGAAGGTAACAACCCAGGGAGAAGAGGTTATAAACCTGCTCTGGGATGTTATTGCAGCCAGGGGTTTTGAAAAAGACGTTTATTTTCAAAATGCAGCACAGGATATCCGTGCCCTTCCAAAGCTTGAAGGAACGGTTCATGTTAACATGGCGCTTATTATCAAGTTTATGGCAAATTATTTTTTCAATCCTGATGAATTTCCTGAGATTCCTAAACGCGATGATGCAAAAAATGATGATTTTCTCTTTAACCAGGGAGCAACAAAAGGTCTTGGCAGTATAAGATTCCATGATTTTAACAAGGCTTATGCTGGTGTTGATCTTCCCAATGTCAACATATTCAAACAGCAGATTGAAGTTTTAAAAGAATTTCTCATGACAGCAACACCCAGTCAGGAACAGTCAAAAGACATTGATTTTCTCCTGAGCCTCGGAGAACTGTTCACCCTTACAGCTTACGGCCAGCTTATTATTGAAAAAGCAAAGATTGAAAATATTGAAGACGATCTTCTTGACCAGATATTTGATTTTATGGTCAGGGATTTTTCAAAATTTGCCCTCCAGATATATTCAAAACCAAGCAGCACTGAAAAACAGATGGAACTTTGTATGAAAATGATTAAAAAGCCTGCTGTAAATCAAAAGGTTTTTCAAAATATCTGGAAAAACTATGTCTATACCTTAAAAGACACATATGAAATGAATGCTTAA
- a CDS encoding DUF362 domain-containing protein, which produces MTKYNVSIVKYEKPQESVKKAVELSNGLAGLKPGSKVFIKPNIVFWTKEVNFPKWGTITTSRIVEDMVIVLKEHGIDDITIGEGMVTLSPKDFENPAHAFKSLGYETLNKRYGVKYINVMERPFEKADLGDDISLNFNADILNSDFVVDLPVLKAHSQTVVSLGIKNLKGTIDIPSRKKCHSPDPEKNLNFMIARLADKMPPIFTLVDGIYSNERGPAYDGHMRRSNILIASSDILSADFIGAKVLGYEPADVPHLVHAAANHKRPLDLSDIEIVGEKIENVSCFHEFDYQYVQNEDNEWMPKALAKNGIKGVSYRKYDLSMCTYCSFLNGLILTAINMAWKGKPWDKVEILTGKTMKPTPGMNKTILMGKCMYKANKDHPDIKEMIPVKGCPPNPDDVVKALHQAGINADPSLFKNIEHLPGLFMARYKDKPEFDESFFTVKEI; this is translated from the coding sequence ATGACTAAATACAATGTGTCCATTGTAAAATATGAAAAACCCCAGGAATCTGTAAAAAAAGCTGTTGAGCTTTCAAATGGTCTGGCAGGGCTTAAACCAGGATCAAAGGTGTTTATAAAACCCAATATAGTTTTCTGGACAAAGGAAGTAAATTTTCCCAAATGGGGAACCATAACCACATCACGGATTGTTGAAGATATGGTAATCGTGCTTAAAGAACACGGCATAGATGATATTACAATCGGCGAAGGCATGGTAACACTTTCTCCCAAAGATTTTGAAAACCCTGCCCATGCTTTTAAATCCCTGGGTTATGAAACCCTGAATAAACGCTACGGGGTAAAATATATCAATGTAATGGAAAGACCCTTTGAAAAGGCTGATCTCGGCGATGACATAAGCCTGAATTTTAATGCAGATATTCTCAACTCTGATTTTGTTGTTGATCTGCCTGTTTTAAAGGCTCATTCCCAGACTGTTGTAAGCCTGGGCATAAAAAACCTTAAAGGAACCATTGACATTCCTTCACGAAAAAAATGCCACAGCCCTGATCCTGAAAAAAACCTGAATTTCATGATTGCAAGACTTGCTGATAAAATGCCCCCGATTTTTACCCTGGTTGACGGGATTTATTCCAATGAAAGGGGTCCTGCCTATGACGGGCATATGCGGAGAAGCAATATTTTAATAGCATCATCTGACATTCTTTCTGCTGATTTCATCGGGGCAAAGGTTCTTGGATATGAACCTGCAGATGTTCCCCATCTTGTTCATGCAGCAGCAAACCACAAACGCCCCCTGGATCTGTCTGACATTGAGATTGTTGGAGAAAAAATAGAAAACGTTTCATGTTTTCATGAATTTGATTATCAATATGTGCAGAATGAGGATAATGAATGGATGCCAAAGGCTCTTGCAAAAAACGGCATTAAAGGGGTGTCATACCGGAAATACGATCTTTCCATGTGTACATACTGTTCTTTTTTAAACGGTCTTATTCTTACAGCCATAAACATGGCATGGAAAGGAAAACCCTGGGATAAAGTAGAAATTCTCACAGGCAAAACCATGAAACCAACCCCGGGCATGAATAAGACAATCCTTATGGGAAAATGTATGTATAAGGCAAACAAGGATCACCCTGATATTAAAGAAATGATCCCGGTTAAGGGCTGTCCTCCAAATCCTGATGATGTTGTAAAAGCACTTCACCAGGCTGGAATAAATGCTGATCCCAGTCTTTTTAAGAATATTGAGCATCTGCCCGGTCTTTTTATGGCAAGATATAAAGATAAACCTGAATTTGATGAAAGTTTTTTTACTGTAAAGGAAATATAA
- a CDS encoding alpha/beta hydrolase, translating to MPCLYIGEKNISFNFHSKEFIKIMTLIPIILVLYVLVSICLTYMVHRKPRRPVNQKPDWGKVTDTIIPAADNGFLEVWRIEPDVPSKGIVVLAHGWSRNRDRMVNRAKMFGQWGYTAVIHSARDHGNSSKCRLMNGIRFGEDIEAVLKWVNEPVILYGHSAGAAGAVIAASRHPNLVKLMYLEGSYAETKPALLSLYKSFNKYFGLIFGPGIVFWMDSVLYRNKLGPLSPKSLAPNINVPVLLIHGEKDMTFPVKFAQSLAQSFPVNNARMWIAPGAGHSDSSQQPGYKSEVRKFLNENLENA from the coding sequence ATGCCTTGTCTCTACATTGGTGAAAAAAATATATCGTTTAATTTTCATTCAAAGGAATTTATAAAAATCATGACTCTCATTCCCATAATCCTGGTTTTATATGTGCTGGTTTCAATATGCCTTACCTATATGGTTCACAGGAAACCCCGGAGGCCGGTAAATCAGAAACCAGACTGGGGAAAGGTTACAGATACAATAATCCCTGCTGCTGATAATGGTTTCCTGGAGGTCTGGCGCATTGAACCTGATGTGCCGTCAAAAGGCATTGTTGTCCTGGCTCACGGCTGGAGCCGGAACCGGGACAGGATGGTAAACCGGGCTAAGATGTTCGGGCAGTGGGGATATACAGCAGTTATCCACAGTGCCAGGGATCACGGCAATTCCTCTAAATGCAGGCTTATGAACGGCATACGTTTTGGCGAGGATATAGAAGCGGTTCTTAAATGGGTTAATGAACCTGTTATCCTTTACGGCCATTCAGCAGGGGCAGCAGGGGCAGTGATTGCAGCCTCGCGTCATCCAAATCTTGTTAAACTCATGTATCTTGAAGGCAGTTATGCAGAAACAAAACCAGCCCTGCTGAGTCTTTACAAGTCATTTAACAAATATTTCGGACTTATATTCGGGCCGGGCATAGTATTCTGGATGGACAGTGTTCTCTACCGGAATAAACTGGGGCCTTTAAGCCCCAAGTCCCTTGCCCCGAATATTAATGTTCCTGTGCTTCTTATCCACGGGGAAAAGGATATGACCTTTCCTGTAAAATTTGCCCAGAGCCTGGCTCAAAGCTTTCCTGTAAACAATGCCCGGATGTGGATTGCGCCTGGGGCCGGACACAGCGACTCATCACAGCAGCCTGGATATAAAAGCGAGGTCAGAAAATTTTTGAATGAGAATCTTGAAAATGCCTGA
- a CDS encoding AMP-binding protein, translating into MFKKIRQRFGGRLTGALSGSATMNVEIGYFFSDLGIPVYDCYGLSETTPAATMNGPYANKPGSVGRPIDQVKVVIDKFFSDGGDDGEIIIYGPNVMQGYHNKPEATKEVMTKDGGFRTGDRGRLDKDGYLFITGRIKEQYKLENGKYVFPAALEEEIKLLPLVENVMIYGEGRAFNIALIIPDFDVLKKCTSENNLPDSHEELVKNEKVQDMIAESITSSLKGKFGGYEIPKKFIFLSDNFSLDNGTLTQTMKLKRRVVLDQHMDKIEALYS; encoded by the coding sequence GTGTTTAAAAAAATCAGGCAGAGATTCGGGGGACGTTTAACAGGCGCTCTCAGCGGAAGCGCTACAATGAACGTTGAAATCGGGTATTTTTTCTCTGATCTGGGCATTCCTGTTTATGACTGCTACGGGCTTTCGGAAACCACACCTGCTGCCACAATGAATGGACCTTATGCTAATAAACCCGGCAGTGTGGGCAGACCCATTGACCAGGTAAAGGTTGTTATTGACAAATTCTTTTCAGACGGGGGCGATGACGGAGAGATTATTATTTACGGCCCAAACGTCATGCAGGGTTATCATAACAAACCTGAAGCCACAAAAGAGGTCATGACCAAAGACGGGGGATTCAGGACAGGAGACAGGGGAAGGCTGGATAAGGACGGTTATCTTTTTATAACAGGCAGGATAAAAGAGCAGTACAAGCTGGAAAACGGCAAATATGTCTTTCCCGCAGCCCTGGAAGAAGAAATAAAACTGCTTCCCTTAGTTGAAAATGTCATGATTTACGGGGAAGGCAGGGCATTTAATATTGCCCTTATTATTCCTGACTTTGATGTGCTGAAAAAATGTACCAGTGAAAATAATCTGCCTGATTCCCATGAAGAGCTTGTTAAAAATGAGAAGGTGCAGGATATGATTGCAGAATCTATTACCAGCTCATTAAAAGGCAAGTTTGGAGGATATGAAATACCCAAGAAATTTATCTTTCTCAGCGATAATTTTTCCTTAGACAATGGAACCCTTACCCAGACCATGAAACTTAAACGCAGGGTTGTGCTGGATCAGCATATGGACAAGATTGAGGCTTTGTATTCATAA
- a CDS encoding 4Fe-4S binding protein produces the protein MTDIYKKLAAHLDSLPAGFPSTETGVEFRILKRLFNEEEAELAVLLTMLPETPKETAARTGRDENELAEKFEAMSKKGLIFRSSRKGEKVYSAAQFVVGIWEYHLNDLDEALIKDVNEYLPQLMQKTWLKNKTKQLRIVPISESISTEITVMDYDTAEEIIKKQSKIVVSPCICRREHEIVGESCKYPKEVCLAFGSGAYFYEENGLGRSISQEEALEILKIGIEAGLVLQPGNAQKPANICMCCGCCCQVLKNLKTLESPAKAIDSNHYAKVDPDLCTSCEACIERCHMDAISMEDTAVVNIERCIGCGVCVIQCPTEALKLYPKDKSEHYVPPKNLFETYFNMAKERGLI, from the coding sequence ATGACAGATATATATAAAAAACTTGCCGCACACCTGGACAGCCTGCCCGCAGGTTTTCCTTCAACTGAAACCGGTGTTGAATTCAGGATTTTAAAACGTCTTTTTAATGAAGAAGAAGCAGAACTGGCAGTCTTGCTGACCATGCTCCCTGAAACACCAAAAGAAACCGCTGCCCGTACAGGACGGGATGAAAACGAGCTTGCTGAAAAATTTGAGGCAATGTCTAAAAAAGGGCTGATTTTCCGCTCATCCAGAAAAGGGGAAAAGGTTTATTCTGCTGCCCAGTTTGTTGTAGGCATTTGGGAATATCATTTAAATGATCTTGATGAAGCTCTGATTAAAGATGTTAATGAATATCTTCCCCAGTTAATGCAAAAAACATGGTTAAAAAATAAAACAAAACAACTGCGCATTGTGCCCATTTCTGAAAGCATTTCAACAGAAATAACAGTAATGGACTATGATACAGCAGAGGAGATTATAAAAAAGCAGTCCAAGATCGTAGTATCTCCGTGTATATGCAGACGTGAACATGAAATTGTGGGTGAAAGCTGCAAATATCCCAAAGAAGTATGTTTAGCTTTTGGAAGCGGGGCATATTTTTACGAGGAAAACGGGCTTGGACGCTCCATTTCCCAGGAAGAAGCTCTTGAGATTTTAAAAATCGGAATTGAAGCAGGTCTTGTGCTTCAGCCGGGCAATGCCCAGAAACCTGCCAATATCTGCATGTGCTGCGGATGCTGCTGCCAGGTTCTTAAAAATTTAAAAACCCTTGAAAGCCCGGCAAAGGCAATTGATTCAAATCATTATGCAAAGGTTGATCCTGATCTCTGCACCTCATGCGAAGCCTGTATTGAAAGATGCCACATGGATGCCATTTCCATGGAAGATACAGCAGTTGTAAATATTGAACGCTGTATTGGATGCGGTGTATGCGTAATACAATGTCCCACAGAGGCTTTGAAACTTTATCCCAAAGATAAATCAGAACATTATGTTCCCCCTAAAAATCTATTTGAAACCTATTTTAACATGGCAAAGGAAAGGGGGTTAATATAA
- a CDS encoding hotdog fold thioesterase — translation MSIWFTKPDLDIINAFGKNTLVSHIDIRFIEIGDDFIKATMPVDNRTHQPMGILHGGASVVLSETLASTGAYLCVDPSVNYCVGLEINANHIRSMRTGLVTGFAKPAHLGRTTQIWEVKITDEQDRLICISRVTMAVLTHAK, via the coding sequence ATGAGCATATGGTTTACCAAGCCTGATCTTGATATAATAAATGCTTTTGGAAAAAATACACTGGTATCTCATATAGACATAAGATTTATTGAAATCGGAGATGATTTTATCAAGGCAACAATGCCTGTTGACAATCGTACACACCAGCCCATGGGAATCCTGCACGGCGGAGCCTCTGTGGTATTATCTGAAACCCTGGCAAGTACAGGGGCTTATCTCTGTGTTGACCCGTCAGTTAATTACTGCGTAGGTCTTGAGATTAACGCAAACCACATACGCTCAATGCGAACAGGTCTTGTAACAGGTTTTGCAAAACCTGCCCATTTGGGAAGAACCACCCAGATATGGGAAGTTAAAATAACTGATGAACAAGACCGGCTGATTTGTATCTCAAGGGTAACAATGGCAGTTCTTACCCATGCAAAATAA